In one Culex quinquefasciatus strain JHB chromosome 2, VPISU_Cqui_1.0_pri_paternal, whole genome shotgun sequence genomic region, the following are encoded:
- the LOC6035445 gene encoding protein snakeskin, which produces MVSAETIGSIFIKVFKLALNLVILIIYRTGYGGDFLGVGGTWNLNEEKSPDAEIVASGVFVGYFIYTSVQLITFCFGTTKLKRELSDTIMNVVGTFMWIAVGGTALHYWHGFQPEYDFQQITSERTAGLAMGSLCVVTGALYLADSVLAFIHYAKHENSKY; this is translated from the exons GCACTCAACTTGGTGATCCTGATCATCTACCGCACCGGTTATGGCGGCGACTTCCTCGGCGTCGGTGGCACCTGGAACCTCAATGAGGAAAAGAGTCCCGATGCGGAAATCGTAGCATCGGGAGTGTTCGTCGGTTACTTCATCTACACCTCGGTCCAGCTGATTACGTTCTGCTTCGGAACGACCAAGCTGAAGCGCGAACTGTCGGACACCATCATGAACGTGGTCGGAACGTTTATGTGGATCGCCGTCGGTGGCACAGCCCTGCACTACTGGCACGGATTCCAGCCCGAGTATGACTTCCAGCAAATTACCTCGGAACGGACG GCTGGTCTGGCTATGGGATCGCTCTGCGTTGTCACCGGTGCTCTCTACCTGGCCGATTCCGTCCTGGCGTTCATTCACTACGCCAAGCACGAGAACAGCAAGTACTAA
- the LOC119766068 gene encoding uncharacterized protein LOC119766068 encodes MNRSRGKSQRKASKVSGKEAPRPSDQTSEKKSQRNGKSGGKFKDVTAKVDTGRGSEPPKVVETRKIEEPVPEPPVKMERANSFFLTRKISKIYNKLSGSRESLSGEEPAKPYQFTRSLSLSSIQLKKSYRRSQNESNLAKLHEDAILEHGEGSEEIAAAPANRQSVPAKIDPPKLERSNSILASFRRKISFRSDKKLKPPAKWNTSLQNLRQEDFMVSYDDLSFVDYDQFNQYEASLERRLSSSQFDLAPKRPVDQPLETTNAPVIKRRQKTDQDLRRKTLVRRSFEFENNLDQDKNLYRNSLDGEKLRQLSKLNRKSFRWSAHIERDVDALYLDSLDQLTVDSPDGGGLGHAKSAEGLLMSGSGGGDVCDSGMVDGEGLQGRVSGEGFSGDKRRSVSVGYVSRSQSLRRARSWSDAVEGSARDRILDKQV; translated from the exons ATGAACCGTTCGCGAGGTAAAAGTCAGCGGAAAGCTTCGAAAGTGAGCGGAAAGGAAGCACCGCGTCCAAGTGATCAAACTAGTGAGAAGAAGTCCCAGCGTAATGGGAAAAGTGGTGGAAAGTTTAAGGACGTCACGGCCAAAGTCGATACCGGGCGGGGTAGTGAACCACCGAAGGTGGTTGAAACCAGGAAGATTGAAGAACCTGTGCCGGAACCGCCGGTGAAGATGGAACGCGCCAATAGTTTCTTTCTGACTCGGAAGATTTCCAAAATCTACAACAAGCTTAGCGGAAGTCGTGAGAGTTTGTCTGGGGAAGAACCGGCTAAGCCGTACCAGTTCACGAGAAGTTTGAGTCTGTCATCGATCCAACTGAAGAAGAGCTACCGAAGAAGCCAGAACGAGTCCAACCTGGCGAAGCTACACGAAGATGCTATCCTGGAACACGGTGAAGGTAGTGAAGAAATCGCCGCTGCTCCAGCAAACCGACAATCCGTCCCAGCAAAAATTGATCCTCCAAAGCTGGAACGCTCCAACAGTATCCTAGCCTCGTTCCGTCGCAAGATCAGCTTCCGCTCGGACAAGAAGCTAAAACCTCCCGCAAAGTGGAACACCTCCCTTCAAAACCTCCGCCAGGAGGACTTCATGGTCAGCTACGACGATCTCAGCTTCGTCGACTACGACCAGTTCAACCAGTACGAAGCCAGCCTGGAACGTCGCCTTAGCTCCAGTCAGTTCGACCTGGCCCCAAAACGACCCGTAGATCAACCCCTAGAAACCACCAACGCTCCAGTTATCAAACGGCGCCAAAAAACCGATCAAGACCTCCGTCGAAAGACCCTCGTTCGGCGTAGCTTCGAGTTCGAAAACAACCTGGACCAGGACAAGAACCTGTACCGGAACAGTTTGGATGGCGAAAAGCTGCGACAGTTGAGCAAGCTGAACCGTAAATCGTTTCGCTGGAGTGCGCACATCGAGCGGGACGTCGATGCGCTCTACCTGGACAGTTTGGATCAGCTGACGGTGGATTCACCGGATGGTGGCGGACTGGGCCATGCCAAGTCGGCGGAAGGATTGCTGATGAGTGGTAGCGGAGGAGGGGATGTGTGTGATAGTGGGATGGTGGATGGGGAGGGGTTGCAAGGAAGAGTTAGTGGTGAAGGGTTTAGTGGGGATAAGAGGCGCAGTGTAAGTGTGGGTTATGTGAGCCGAAGTCAGAGCTTGAGAAGGGCAAGGTCGTGGAGTGATGCTGTGGAGGGAAGTGCGAGGGACAGGATTCTGGATAAACAG GTGTAG
- the LOC6035447 gene encoding chondroitin proteoglycan 2, which produces MSQKLVIIGLLGVLFGTCAANVCIDAGLETTDGFLPNATDCTMYVSCFKGLPYDMACPINYFFDPTLVKCSATYVCPAPSTCPETGIVKQPVAGVCAEYSLCIDGTAYPKTCAAGLAFSEAKQNCVLAADAGCIENKCATITTDPKIYGDDVCSANYYICDKAGEPIAFTCDTGLIFDATVLDCIVGECPVV; this is translated from the exons ATGTCTCAAA AGCTCGTGATCATTGGCCTTCTCGGCGTTCTGTTCGGCACGTGCGCTGCCAACGTCTGCATCGATGCCGGACTGGAAACAACGGATGGCTTCCTGCCCAACGCGACCGATTGCACCATGTACGTCAGCTGCTTCAAGGGACTCCCGTACGACATGGCCTGTCCGATCAATTACTTCTTCGATCCTACCCTGGTGAAGTGCAGCGCCACGTACGTCTGCCCCGCTCCGAGCACGTGCCCGGAAACCGGAATCGTCAAGCAGCCCGTGGCCGGAGTCTGTGCCGAGTACTCGTTGTGCATTGACGGAACGGCCTACCCGAAGACGTGCGCTGCTGGACTGGCCTTCAGCGAGGCTAAGCAGAACTGCGTGTTGGCTGCAGATGCCGGGTGCATCGAGAACAAGTGCGCCACCATTACGACCGATCCGAAAATCTACGGTGATGATGTGTGCAGTGCAAATTACTACATCTGCGATAAAGCTGGGGAACCGATTGCCTTTACCTGCGATACTGGACTCATCTTCGACGCAACCGTATTGGATTGCATTGTTGGAGAGTGCCCAGTCGTGTAA
- the LOC6035448 gene encoding mucin-2, producing the protein MLIYSLVLYGLLAQLAKARYISDNICLAMPNGQKLPITGDCQAYIVCEYNTESVRRCPGGTLFDPITHVCNWAFMVHCGQTPTLAPSWQPPTPAPVPVTTARPIVTTNPPYIPTNPPYIPTNPPYIPTAPTPNPTTVQTTTVRPTTTVPPPVTTVVSVVPPENSPYPYCDSDGFYFLPHPSACESYYICAYGMLVLHSCGQGVYWNTETNQCDFPANTNCTNLPNPAKPEDSTPSAGTTASSKLPNCHGPDIFYPSTEDCAKYYICIGSSPILMSCPANYLWNADTSQCLQPERARCSSLIV; encoded by the exons ATGTTGA taTATAGTTTAGTCCTTTATGGACTCTTAGCACAATTGGCTAAGGCTAGATATATATCCGACAAT ATATGTTTAGCAATGCCCAACGGGCAGAAGCTGCCCATAACCGGTGACTGCCAGGCGTACATTGTTTGCGAGTACAATACCGAGAGCGTCCGGCGGTGTCCGGGGGGAACACTGTTTGATCCGATTACACACGTGTGCAACTGGGCCTTCATGGTGCATTGTGGACAAACTCCCACGCTGGCACCGAGTTGGCAGCCACCGACTCCTGCCCCCGTACCGGTCACTACGGCCCGGCCAATCGTAACGACGAATCCTCCGTACATCCCGACGAATCCACCCTACATTCCGACGAATCCTCCGTACATTCCAACGGCACCAACTCCAAACCCCACCACCGTCCAGACAACAACGGTCCGACCAACCACGACGGTTCCCCCTCCAGTGACCACAGTGGTGAGCGTAGTTCCGCCGGAAAACAGTCCCTATCCGTACTGCGACAGCGATGGTTTTTACTTCCTGCCTCACCCGTCGGCCTGCGAAAGCTACTACATCTGCGCGTACGGAATGCTGGTTCTGCACAGCTGCGGACAGGGTGTCTACTGGAACACGGAAACCAACCAGTGCGACTTCCCAGCCAACACCAACTGCACGAACCTACCGAACCCAGCCAAACCGGAAGATTCTACCCCTTCAGCAGGAACTACGGCCAGCTCGAAGCTTCCCA ATTGTCACGGACCGGACATATTCTACCCCAGCACTGAGGACTGCGCCAAGTACTATATCTGCATCGGATCGTCGCCGATCCTGATGAGCTGCCCGGCGAACTACCTCTGGAATGCCGACACCTCCCAGTGTCTTCAGCCGGAGCGGGCTCGCTGCTCGAGCTTGATCGtgtag